A segment of the Flavobacterium azooxidireducens genome:
GAGTTCTTGATTGGTATTTTTATCAATCACTTTAAAATGTGTAATGCCGTTTTTTTGCCTCAACATCATTCTCCAACTTAAGCGATGAGCTTCCTCTGTCCAAAGTACATCACCTTTAATAAAAAAATGTCTGATGGGAAGAATGAGTTGTATAATAAAAAAAGGTATAAAAAAATAAGTGATAACATTGGAATAAGAATAGTGTTTACTTAAATCCTCCATTTGAAGTTGAGGTTTCTTTTTAAAGAAGATGTGTCGAATGGTTTCCGGCGAATAGAAAAATACAATAAAGCTTAAAGCAAAATAGGGAAAAATACCAATTTGTAAGGTAACTGAATTAAACAGATGAAAAAGTAAACTAGCCACAAACGCAATATTTCTTGTTTTCTTCCAAAGAAGTGCAGGTATGATTAGACCATCAAAGAAAATTCCGGCATAAGCAATAAAAACATGAAACCATTTTTCAGTAAACACTGAGCCTAAAACCGGAAAATTAGATAAGTTTGAAAATAAAATTCCTGTAAAAGTTCCATCTAACCAATCTGGATAAAACTTGGCTAAGGTGGCAAAAAAATAAACAATAGTCATCTGACAAATCATGACCCACGAGCACCATCGGGGCATCGTGAGGCTTTTTATGATTGGATTTTTTTTAGCATCCAACGAAGCATATTGATTGGCCGGAAGAAAAAGCATAATTAAACACACCAAAATAAGTAGATAATAATGGTTGTTATAAGATGCTTTTTGCATTAAATATACACTTGTCCAAAGTATGGTGTATAATCCTAACGAGTACCGATATTTAAAACCCAACATAATAAATATTCCTAAAATCCCCATTATGCTAAAATAGAAATACATACCATAACCGGGAAGAGGTACCAAAAAATCAAAGCCAATATGCGGAATAGAAATCGTGGGGTCAATTAAATTTTTTTTAACCCATCCTGTAAAAATAGCAACAATGCTTTCTGCCGCAATCAAAAGCCCCATGGTTATTCTAAAAAGAATAAGCGGAGAATTGTCGATGGGTTCAAAAGCCTTTTTTAGCATTACAATGAATTTATGTGTTGAATTGCAACGGTTTTATCTTTTAAAAGCTGTTCTTTCAGTTTTTCAATGTTTTCAAACTTTACTTCATCACGAATTCGATCTAAAAGCTGAATTTGGATTTTTTTAGAATACAAATCACCATCAAAATCAAAAAAGTGTATTTCAATTGATTTTGATTCGCCATTTACAGTAGGATTAAATCCGATGTTCATCATGCCATAAACCAATTTATTTTCAATCAAACTTTGAACAATATAAACACCGTTTTTTGGAATTAATTTATACGATTCTTCTATCTGTAAATTAGCAGTGGGAAAGTCTAAAGTTCTGCCAAGCCCTTTTCCTTTTATTACAATTCCTGTTAATAAATAGTTGTATCCCAAGTAATCATTAGCCAATTTCACATGACCGTCTATCAGAGCATTTCTAATTTTTGTAGAACTAACAGAAACTTCGTCTATTTCTTGAGCAGAGATTTGCTCTACTTCAAAATCAAATTTTTTTCCAAACTCTATTAAATCATTAATGTCTGCAGTTCTGTTTCTACCAAATCGATGATCATAACCAATTATAATTTTTCTTACGTTAAATTGGTTAACTAAAATAGTAGAAACAAATTCTTCGGCAGTTAATCTTGAAAAGACTTGGTCAAAAGGGTGGATGATTAAGTTGTCTAAGCCCGATTTTTTTAATAGTTCAGTTCGTTCTTCAATAGTGTTTAATAGTTTAATTTCACTATTATCCTGAAGCACCATTCTTGGGTGTGGAAAAAAAGTGAGCACTAAACTTTCACACTCGCACAAGGAAGAATTGTGAATTAATTTTTCAATAATTTTTTTATGACCAAAATGAACACCATCAAAAGTTCCGAGGGTTACAATCGTTTTGTTTTTTGGATGAAAAGTATATATAGAATGGAAAGTTTTCAAATCGAGATAGGTATTTGTACTGCAAAACAAAAGTAATAAAAAAAAGGGTTTTGATAGCTCAAAACCCTTTCTTCATATAAAACAAAAAATTAATTTTTAATAAACTGTAGTGTTTTAGACTCGTTATTTTTTTCGATTTTTACAAAATAAACTCCATTACTAAACCCATCAGTTGAAATGCTTAAATCTGAATTTGAACTGATTTTTGAGTGTTTAATTACTTGTCCTAAAGTGTTAAAAATAGTGAAAGATGAAGGAAGTTCATACTCATTTGAAATTCCAATATTCAAAATTCCACTTGTTGGGTTAGGATATAAATTGATTGAATTTAACATTGAAAAGTCTTCAGTTCCAAGCGTACCAATAACAAAAGGTGTTACTTGCGACGAAAATGGACCTGTAGTATAATCTACTATGGTTACATTTTGAGCTGTTTTTAAATTATAATACCCATTACCAAATCCGCAGCACATACCATCACCATAACTGTCATTCATTGTAAATACATAACAATCATTATTAGGAACATTGATAGTTTGCGTTATTAATGCGGGAAGAGTTCCAACTGAATTGGCATAAGGGCCTCCTTGAGCTATAGTTGCACCAGCACTATTTTTTAAATTCCAAGTTGTTTCAGAACCGTAAAAATCTCTTTGTAAAGTTAACACAACTTGAGCAGTGGTATATGCTGTTGGTGCAACAGGTAAAACAAAATCGCCAAGAGCATCATTGTTAGAAGCTCTTTGATCTGTAACGCCATTGGCGTTAATAATACTCATGTTTAATGAGCCAGATGAAGTAGCATTAATTGGCATGTCAAAGGTTTGGAATTTATGTGTAGCTAAATTACCAGACCAATTATAAGTTTGTGTTGGTCCGCCAGCAATACTATATTCAATTGAAGCAGAAGTTAAGTTTGAAGTTCCTCTGTTATAAATGGTTACTTTTTGAACAGACCCTGAACATGAACCCCCACCCGATGTACATGAATTTTCAACAATAATTTCAGCATCGTTTGCAAACAATGCGATAGGTTGATCTTTTGTAGATGTTTTTAAGGTAGTTCTTCTAGGAGAATTGTTCATTACAACAATCATTCTTTCTTTTTGGTTTTGTGTAAAGATGTTCATACAAATATCATCGGTATAATCCATGTAGTTTTCTATCATGTCAACCGTGGTACAAGAAATATGACCTGTAGGACAATCATAATTTGCAGCATCAGAAGCGGGCGTGTCTGCACAGAAATCATCAACACCACAACCACCATCACCCCAGATGTGTTTAAGTCCTAAAAAATGTCCTACTTCATGTGTCATTGTTCTTCCTCTATTAAAAGGAGCTGATAATAAAAATGTCCCGTCATTGTAATCAATGCTACCAAAAGTAGCAAAATTTGCAACAACACCGTCTGTTGAAGCCGATCCATTATTTGGTTGTAAACCACCTAATCCAGAATTGTTAGGGAATTGTGCATAACCCAATAGTGTTTGATCTGAAAAATTCACACTCCACATGTTCATGTACTGAGTTGGATCCCATATGGTGCTTGGCTTTACCGTACCGTTTATGTCAGCTGTACTCCAAGAAGGTTCACAAAGGTTTACTCTGTTGATACCATTTGTAGGATTACCATTAGGATCAACTTTTGCCAGAGCAAATTGTATTTGTGTGTCTGCTCCAACAGGATTGTTATTAAAACCAGGAGTTCCCGCTAATCTTCTAAAATCGTTGTTCATAACGGTAATTTGTGACTCAACTTGTGCATCTGTAATGTTTGGTGCAGTTCCAACTGGTTGACCATTGTGAATAACATGAACCACAACAGGAATAGTAATAATTCCACCTGATTGTGAACTTACTGACTCAAGTTGTCTGTATTGATCAATTAAAGGGGCAATCCATGCTTCAAATTGAGCATCAGTTAATCTTTTTGGATCACTTTCTTGAAGAAATTTTTCATACTCTGTGGTTATACATCTAACATGTCCTGAAGGAGAAATTGCATCTGCAGAAATAGCCTTTCCGAAAACAACTGGAGTTTTTTGTTGTCCAAAGCTAAAGAAGGACAACATCATAATTGTAATTAAAGTAATTTTTTTCATTATAATTGGAAATAGTTAATAGGCAAAAGTATTAAAAAATATTATATCAAATCAATAATTTTATTGATTATCATTAAATTATATCTGTAATTGTTTAACAATATGCAATTAGGGTTCTAAAAAAATCAAGTTTCTTAGGCTTTTTTTATTATTTTTGAAAAATGAAACTTTTGTTTCTTCTTAGTCAGAATTAGTTGTTAGTTCCAAATCATTTTTTCTTTTTACTACTTTATAATTTAATTACATGAAAAAAGCTTTATTTATAGTATTATTCAGCCTATTGTTTTCAACCAGTTATGCACAGAAAAATTTCTGGGAAAAGATTGATGAAACAAATTTATCTCCAATTCAAAGAGTTCAAAGAACAACATTTCCAATAGATTATGATATTTATTCTTTAGATCTACAAAATTTTAAAGGAGAGTTGCTTAAAGCTCCTAAAAGAGATAAATCGAACTTGCTTTCAAACGTTATTTTAAATTTTCCAAATGCCGAAGGAGAATTTGAAAGTTTCAGAATTTACGAAGCTTCTGTCATGCATCCGGATTTACAAGCTCAATTTGCAGACATTCGATCGTATGTAGGTATTGGCACAGAAAATAAGACAGCAATGGTGCGTTTTAGTGTTACAATGTTTGGATTACATGCTATGCTTTTCAGGGCAGACAGAGCGGTTCATTATATTGATACCTATACAAATGACTTGACTCAGTATGTTATTTATTCTAGAAAAAACATTCAGCCTAGCTCAACCTTTAGTTGTTTGGTTGAAGATGAAGATTTTGAAGAAGATAAAGGTATTCATTTTTCTCCAAGAAATAATTTTGATATATCATCAAACACTGGAATTTTTAGAACCTATCGTTTGGCGATGGCCTGCACTATTGAATATGCACAATTTCATTGGCAAGCGGCCGGAATGACGGCGGCTACACCAGAGGAAACCAGAAAGACAGCAGTTTTAGCAGCTATGAATGTTTCTATGACCCGAATTAACGGAATCTTTGAAAGAGATATGTCTTTAACAATGCAATTGGTTCCTAATAATTTAGATATAATTTTCATAACGAGTGATAATTTCAATAATACCAATTCAAATATTTTAATTAACCAAAGTCAGACAGTAATTGATGGTATAATAGGTAGTGATAATTACGATATTGGTCATACTGTAAGCACAGGTGGCGGTGGTTTGGCTCAATTAAATTCTCCATGCACAAACAACAAAGCAAGAGGTATTACAGGTTCATTTGCACCCGTTGGTGATCCTTTTGATGTTGATTATGTTGCTCATGAAATGGGTCATCAATTTGGAGCAACACATACACAAAATAATAGTTGCCAAAGATCAGGAGCAACTGCTGTTGAGCCGGGTAGTGCTTCAACCATAATGGGCTATGCGGGTATATGTTCGCCAAATGTTCAAAATAATTCGGATGCTTATTTTCATGTGCTAAGTTTGGCTCAAATGGATAATTTTATTGCAGGAACAGGCAATTGCTCTGATAATATTAATAACAATAATAGTGCTCCTGTAATTCAATCTATTCCAAATTATACAATTCCAAGGAGTACCGCTTTTGTTTTAGAAGGAAATGCCACCGATGCAGACGGAGATGCTTTAACTTACTGTTGGGAACAA
Coding sequences within it:
- a CDS encoding HTTM domain-containing protein yields the protein MLKKAFEPIDNSPLILFRITMGLLIAAESIVAIFTGWVKKNLIDPTISIPHIGFDFLVPLPGYGMYFYFSIMGILGIFIMLGFKYRYSLGLYTILWTSVYLMQKASYNNHYYLLILVCLIMLFLPANQYASLDAKKNPIIKSLTMPRWCSWVMICQMTIVYFFATLAKFYPDWLDGTFTGILFSNLSNFPVLGSVFTEKWFHVFIAYAGIFFDGLIIPALLWKKTRNIAFVASLLFHLFNSVTLQIGIFPYFALSFIVFFYSPETIRHIFFKKKPQLQMEDLSKHYSYSNVITYFFIPFFIIQLILPIRHFFIKGDVLWTEEAHRLSWRMMLRQKNGITHFKVIDKNTNQELPYNIVEKLTRKQLGLVSSKPDGMWQMAQHIKKEFAEQGIEVSIYIDSKLSVNNKPYKTFIDPTVDFAEAEWNYFGHNEWIVLYDKEGDISKK
- a CDS encoding bifunctional riboflavin kinase/FAD synthetase, yielding MKTFHSIYTFHPKNKTIVTLGTFDGVHFGHKKIIEKLIHNSSLCECESLVLTFFPHPRMVLQDNSEIKLLNTIEERTELLKKSGLDNLIIHPFDQVFSRLTAEEFVSTILVNQFNVRKIIIGYDHRFGRNRTADINDLIEFGKKFDFEVEQISAQEIDEVSVSSTKIRNALIDGHVKLANDYLGYNYLLTGIVIKGKGLGRTLDFPTANLQIEESYKLIPKNGVYIVQSLIENKLVYGMMNIGFNPTVNGESKSIEIHFFDFDGDLYSKKIQIQLLDRIRDEVKFENIEKLKEQLLKDKTVAIQHINSL
- a CDS encoding M43 family zinc metalloprotease — translated: MKKITLITIMMLSFFSFGQQKTPVVFGKAISADAISPSGHVRCITTEYEKFLQESDPKRLTDAQFEAWIAPLIDQYRQLESVSSQSGGIITIPVVVHVIHNGQPVGTAPNITDAQVESQITVMNNDFRRLAGTPGFNNNPVGADTQIQFALAKVDPNGNPTNGINRVNLCEPSWSTADINGTVKPSTIWDPTQYMNMWSVNFSDQTLLGYAQFPNNSGLGGLQPNNGSASTDGVVANFATFGSIDYNDGTFLLSAPFNRGRTMTHEVGHFLGLKHIWGDGGCGVDDFCADTPASDAANYDCPTGHISCTTVDMIENYMDYTDDICMNIFTQNQKERMIVVMNNSPRRTTLKTSTKDQPIALFANDAEIIVENSCTSGGGSCSGSVQKVTIYNRGTSNLTSASIEYSIAGGPTQTYNWSGNLATHKFQTFDMPINATSSGSLNMSIINANGVTDQRASNNDALGDFVLPVAPTAYTTAQVVLTLQRDFYGSETTWNLKNSAGATIAQGGPYANSVGTLPALITQTINVPNNDCYVFTMNDSYGDGMCCGFGNGYYNLKTAQNVTIVDYTTGPFSSQVTPFVIGTLGTEDFSMLNSINLYPNPTSGILNIGISNEYELPSSFTIFNTLGQVIKHSKISSNSDLSISTDGFSNGVYFVKIEKNNESKTLQFIKN